The window AAATCTTATGCTCAAACTTCAAAAACTTAGAAGGTTAATATAACCAtctgttaaaataaataacccTGGAAAATCCAATCTGACTCAATATTCTGGCATAATCTAGGATCTGGCATATCCAAAGCTAACAATAGATGCCAAAGTATTTCCCACCTGCACTTCTTACAGGATTTGCACCTCCTCATTGGAAAAGCTTATTCAATTCATATGAATACAGACATGCTTCCGTACCATTCCCCTTCTAAAATGAGAAGATATGTGAATTGACAATGACAACTTCAACAGCCTTGAATGATCAATTTCAAATAAGGTTGTCAATATCTATTTGCCTATGGATCCTCGACTTCCATGTTAGTTTTCAGAAAGAACTAGGTTGTTACCTGGATATCCTCTTCTTAGCTGGCTTCAGAACTGGGAGGTGAAACAGATTCAAATGAGCCAAATTGAATTAACTACAAAAAGCAGCAACTAAAATATCTAACCTCTTCATCATTCTTTAACTCCATCGTGATCAAGGGCATGGAAGATACAAGGTTAACCAAATTGTGGAATAGCATAAACAGCTTGACTAAACTATAGGACATCTTCAGCAAGTTATCATCACTATAATGATTGACCTATTGTAAAGAGCTAGAAAATAACTCTTACCCCTTCAAATTTAAGCTCCAAGTCctatattatcaataaaaaattatttgatgattttaagACTCAAACCTATCCTTGGAATAGACTCTACCTCCATACTCCAACCATCAAGTAGCAATGTGGGGCTTGGTTTCCTAAAAACTTACCTCAAGAGCAAAAAACATAGGGTGCAAACTTCTCTAATAATCATTGACATGAGGACAAACTTCTCGAATACAATAAATGGGTAACTATCATCAATACTATGAAAGCAGACTGGACACatgtaaattaatataaaagaatGGAAAATCCAATAATTAAGCATATAAGCAAAGCCACAGCAGACTGTAAACGTGTCATTATGTATGCGAGATTCAATATGAAATGGGGAAACCTGGAGCAGAACAGCCCTCTATTGCACGGCTCTCAGACTCAAGTGACTTAAAAGTAATGAATGCACTAGAATAAGCTTTATAGCCTGTCTGGTCACAGAGAAAAcgtaggaaaaggaaagaaagcaaTGCCGGATACGATCAGGTAAAACCAGGAATGCACAATAATGAGTCACCTCTTGAAATGTGAACTTCTCGTGAACGATAAGCGCCGACAAAAAGCACGCAGCTACTAGAAAATAATGGCGAAAGGTGTCGAGTTGTCCGTCATATGACCTCTTAACGGTTCTGTGCATCCTCATGCACCACACAATCGCCAGAGAGCTCCCAATGAACACCAGCTTCATCACAGTGTTATAGACTGAGATGAAGTCCGTGAACAGATCCAAATACCGAGTCAGAAACACAAGCGCGTAGAGCTCCTGAGTCTTGAGCGAAATCCCTAACTCGGAGGAGAAAATGTCAAACGAACTCAGTTTTTCACTTCAAAGAAACCCTAGAAATGACTCGACGGGAAACCCTAATGCTCcctttggttgctgagaaaaatgGAGGGAAATGAAAGACATTACAATTTGGAATCTCGACTTAGACTAAAACAACTGCTCCACTTGGTTGAGTTAGAATAGCCgaaaaagaaaacgaaaataaagaaaaacatgaaattgtaaatttgattttcttaaatttttctcggcaaccaaacaggaAAGAGAAGGGAGGGAGTGTTACCTGAACAAGATTTGGTGGCGTAAATTTTGAGAAGAAGAACCAGAATACTCATCAAATGGGTCATGTCGCCTGCTAATCGGAAGATGTTCATGATTGCAGAGATGAAACGATGCCGTTTGGAGCCCTATATttcacagagagagagagagaggggggaggAGGGTGAAATGTGAATAAACGCATGGAATTGATGTAATGTGAGAGGGAAGCCTGGATGACGTGGCAGCTTGAAACGGCTCTCGCCTCCACCACCGTCTTCAATGTGTCGCCATGTcggaaatgaaaataatttattttagaaaaattaaattcacaAAATATATTCGTTAGCGGaactattataattaatatttttttaaatgttaaatattCTTGGGTGACAAAGAACCGATGATTTTTCCTTGTCAAATTCTAAATGGTTATTTGAAGGTTGCCGGGAAgtctaattttgaaattttaattcttcatttttgtttttatttttggacaaaaatgtcTTAATTctattcttgtaaaaataaaaatttcttttaaaatatattacaaatatttaaaataattaagggtatttatgtcaaaaatcgattatttttcaaataaaaacattaaaataaaataaattcataaatatgagggattatttcatctcttttaatccattaatttaattctaaatgcttttgtcaaaaattttaaaagtaatttctaATAATACAATTAATCACGCTTATAATACaagcaaataataaaataatatggtATAAGTTGTAAGAAAAATACCGTGATTAAAAAACAGTATTGTATTTCTAAAAACTAAAAGCACAAAAGacaagtttaataaaaaaataaaacatattttttatttttaaaaatagaaaatatggagtattcaaattatatattttaattattgtcacttatttttcttaaggttattttaaaaaataattatgtaaatatgaGGAATTATTAAAAGCCCGTTTGAGAGTAATTCTAAAAAtggtttataatatttttaatacttgaataataaaaaattttaagtattagaaatattaaaagtgtttattAGAATTACTACTAAAATAGGCTTTAAATATTCTTCAaacatttaaaaacataaataaaaaaaaaaaaaaaacaagttaattACATTTTAGATCCTCAATTAGACTTTTGTTATACAAAACATCAtagaactattttcaaaaattatttttcataattgttttttaaaaacacttctcaaaTAAGATTTAAGAGttcatttgacaataattttataaaacatttttatcctaaaaaatgtttttgaaaaaaagttagttgtttggtaaaatttgggaaacattcttaaaaatctgaaaaattacttatagcgttaaaaaatcatttgtaatatATTGTCTATAGgtgattcttctaaaaatacttacaaaaaatatttaaaaaaaaaaaaaaaacactcttaCTGAATGCACATCGAGCATAAACATTACCAAACACATTCTAAGAACTCGTTTGattagtgattttaagaaacacttttgaaaaaataaaggttaatcttATTAGAGAAAAACACCCCAAACGAGGGTTGAATTGgggttaaatattttttttttcaaagatagtaaatttaagcacaagaatcacaaatataaaaaaataaggttaGAGAAAGCAAACTcgaattttatagtggttcgacacttccttgcttACGTCCACtatcctcaagctcctaaccgagtgagagttccactatacttgaagtttcaaccaagcttttaatcacctttacactttAATTCTGACTTCGATGAACTCTTACATAATTCTCTTCAAATCCCTAATCACTTGAAGgttttaacactcaaataacaaatttgaaactctcaacctaacTCAACAAGGACTTAAATACAatttaaatgttagaaataatcataagggtgcactaaagaatatgcaaatggaaatttaatgcaccaagaaaagaatgagagtttttaaggcaaaaaacaagtaggtaaacaaatataTGCAGATGTTATCTCCCTCATAAATGAAGTATAGCTCTCAATTTAAAAGTTTCTAGCATCGCGagtaaaaatgcaaaaaatacaGCCTCGACCAATCGAGCTTGGGGTTAACCGGTTCACTAACCGTTGGGCATTATATGCATGGCAGGTGAGTGTTAGGCCTCAACCGATTATCGACTGGTCCTCGATCGGACATCGACTAGGAAACAAAGActactagaagagagagaatACTTTTGCATTTCTCGACCGGACCTTGACTGATGCCTTAACCAGTTGAGCCAGTTCACTAGCGTCTCGATTAGTTCACCATTTTTTGTccgaaaacctatatttttatgGTCTTTTTGCTTCTAACATTTAGGTAAGGCCTTTAAGtcaattaatatgtcaattttgaagcgatttgcctaaggttcatttgataaaacttaggTTTAAATAGAAATGTTATTTTAATGCATAAACCGaatttttaaagatgcatgaaaatatataaaaattataagtgCACCCatacattcatcttacatatgttttctattattaaagaTCTTTCAATTGTCTTGATCGTGCATCCATTAGGTCatttaatgaatttcaaaattaatacaaaaaattctttataattcaaactaattagCAAGTTAAcaatgatttgttatcatcaaaacataattaaaagaacccttgggctaacaacttttaacctaaaaagtgtttttgaaaaaaaaaaaaaaaatctatgccAGAATTTAGGAAATACTTCAAAAACTTgaaaacttataatattttatgaaaaaatatttgatagacGATTCTCCTAAAAACAGTTCTATTAAAAACATACTTCgagtaaaaatattgttaaaggCACTTAAATCTCTTTCCAAGTTTTGTGATCCTAATGTATTTTAGTAAACTAAAATTTAGTTTATCATTAATTGATTCCTATAATGAGATTCATGAATAAACATTCAGATTCAATAGGACAATTATATTCTCATATGAACTCTTAGTAATCGAGGAGCATTTGTCACTTCCACGTGGAAGTGGGACTTAGATAAACGACTATACAAGGGTTACTACATAGGCACCATGGCAAAActaagaagagaaagaaaagaaaaggagtgAGTTATTTGGTTTTCTGTGCACATAATTCGATAGCAGTTCTTTCTCTCATTGATAATTATAAAACTCTACTATTTTTTTAGTGAAGAATTAGTGTACCCAATATTTTCATAGTggaaaatttttttatcttcatatgTTTTTTCGCATTAAAGTGCTTTCTATGCAAAAATTCGTTGtattgatttttctattttgctTATTTATTCTATCTAACTAATTTGCCGCATGtttctaaattatcaaataccTACTTAAttgaacaaaaaagaaaaaatatttattatattctaTTGTTATTGTTCTATGTTCAAGACAAATCATTATTTATGCATTTCCCCCGATAATTatacatataataaataaaatatttcacatcagaattcaattttcaaaatggtCCCTCGATGACCCTATTACCATTGTTACCATTGCAATTGCTTCTAACAGGGGATGGTTGGAACAATGTTTTCCTATAACAAGGGATAATCTTGGTACACCCTCTTTGATGATGAAGTTAGTGACTAATTTTAGAAGAAGATCAAGAGAAGAATCCAATGCATAGGCTAAAGTACATGCATATTCTAAGAGGTCTTAATTTTAGACCTTGGGCTAACCATATTTAACAATTAGAATTATGGTTAATCTTCTAATGATGGTGGTAACCTCGACATGGTAACAATTCCATATCGAGTTCTAGGCTTAGTAAGGATGTTGTGTTTAGTCGAGCTCATGTTGCCCCTAACCAATCTTAGAGCCTCAGATGAACCTTCGAATTGGGTTGAAAATTTAACTCAAAGCACAAACCCAACCCCAAGCttagatatttgataaatataatcatgtctacaaataaaaataatataagattaGGTTGATGGTTAGATATGtcacattttcaatttttttggtaaaGTTCAAATGTTTTCTCATGCATAATATTGTGTGGTGAGGGGGTTGATAAGACTGTGACCAAAAAACCAGCCAAAGCCCAGCCCCAGAGGGATCGGACTAGACTGTGGCCCATGATCTCAAGGTTTGGGGTGTGTTCAAGCTGGACTTCGGACCCATTGACCACACATTGACACCCCCTGGCACAATTTAATGGGCCCGTGATCCAAAGGTTTTGGGTGGGTTAAGCTGTACTCCGGACCAATGGACCACATTTACATTCCCTGGGCCCTGGCTCAATTTAATGGGTCAATCTATTCAAGCTGCCTTTCCCCATCTACTGCCAAATCCTTTTGGTGGGTCATCCCCACTACAATTGGACCGGCCAAGTCCTCCATCAGTGTTTCTTCATCTATTCAGTGAAATTAATCTCAGACcttattattactatcattattgTAGAAgtgaatttttttgttatatagtagaaaataatataattaccTTTACTATTACAATAAAGTTATAATATACACAAAGAAGGTCCCTAATTCTTAGTAATAACAATCCAACATTCCTTAGGTTATTTTGGTTTTCGGAaactattaagaaaagaaaaaggcagttaagaaaaattattttttcatatctaattataatatgaaaaataaaaatatatataattaaaattaattaaaattttatatacttttaaattatttaatatttatgtcTAATATTCAAACTAAGtataatgaatttgaaatagtatataaaaataatatattggtttatttatgtaatttttttaaaatatataaaattaatatttaatatttaattatttatttacaccATGATGCTAATGAGGCACCAAGGATATTCAAAAAATGGAAGCTTGCCAAACCTCACAATGTGAAAGCACTAGtggattttccaaaaaatgTCATATTAAATGATTGGAGAAGAGAGGGCACGTACTATCACTACCAGTGGCCCTCAACGTGTTTCAAATGATCCATCATGCTTTTTCATACAATTGACATGAATCACAAGTaccttaatattattttttatatattcggGAATCCTTTCGATAAGTTGCAGCTTCCACATCCATCtcttttataaatctatttccTCTTTacacatttctttttctttcatgacTCATTCAAATTGACGGTGGATTGGTTGGACAATGAACTCAATTTTattccaaattaaaaaataataaaaaatatatataaatatttaaaaaataaataaaaagtataccatataattatgatttatatatttttattaaaaatataaaaaataaatattataaaaatagtaaattaggTTGAGTTTGAATTCGAATGATTTgaactttgaaaaaattaaaacctaATTCGGGGAATCGTTATAGTATTAATATTAATTGTTTCCATTTGAAATTAACTGATCTTGTTGGCCCCTCGATACAAGTTGGTGCGTGGGGTAGGTGAGATTACAACGGTCCACGTGTCGCCGAAGGAAACGGATCTCATAAATTTCCATGACGATGTCTGTCACGGGAGCAGTGTAGACCTCAGTCGAGAGCTCCACACGAGGAGTTGATGGAGACTGGAAGCAGACTCCGAGTCTAATCTCGAACTATTTAGGGGTCTTTCTGGTCGAAAAAAgtctctttgttttctctctGATTTCTGGAAAGTTCACCGGAGTTGTTGCCGCAACATAATTCCCAAGGGGGTCCTCTTTCTTCGGAATTTTGACTCTTCGGTTCTTTCTTCCGATTGTTCTGATTGTCGAGGCCTGAAACGATGGGGTGTACTGGATCGTCGCGCGCAAAAGGAGACGGTACAGATTCTTTCTTTGGACAATGCTGTGGTTTTACTGCTGTGACTTTGTTAATGAT of the Vitis vinifera cultivar Pinot Noir 40024 chromosome 10, ASM3070453v1 genome contains:
- the LOC100242851 gene encoding ER lumen protein-retaining receptor A, giving the protein MNIFRLAGDMTHLMSILVLLLKIYATKSCSGISLKTQELYALVFLTRYLDLFTDFISVYNTVMKLVFIGSSLAIVWCMRMHRTVKRSYDGQLDTFRHYFLVAACFLSALIVHEKFTFQEIFWAFSIYLEAVAILPQLVLLQRSGNVDNLTGQYVFFLGAYRALYILNWIYRYFTEQHFSRWIACISGLVQTALYADFFYYYFISWKNNSKLQLPA